Proteins encoded in a region of the Blastococcus sp. Marseille-P5729 genome:
- a CDS encoding IS110 family transposase has protein sequence MPRPEYAVFLGLDVGKQEHHACGLGPDGKRVHDGPLPQSEARIGEILEDLSGRGRVLVVVDQPASIGALAVTVARSLGVDVAYLPGLAMRRIADLHPGNAKTDARDAYVIAEAARTMPHALRRVDAGDEALADLEVIVGFDDDLAGEVTRISNRIRGLLTQVHPALERVLGPKVQHRAVLELLQRFGGPQGLAKATRRQLIAATKVRAPRSYERLVDAVVKALTEQTVSVPGTRAAELVLPQLAVTLGGLLDQREQAAKQIEEMLDPHPLSRVLTSMPGIGVRTGARILLEVGDGSAFPTSGHLAAYAGLAPVTRRSGTSIRGEHPSRAGNKQLKRAFFLAAFASLSDPTSRVYYDRKRAAGKKHNAALICLARRRVDVLHAMLKNGTLYETRQSSAPAA, from the coding sequence ATGCCGCGACCTGAGTATGCCGTGTTCCTTGGTCTGGACGTCGGCAAGCAGGAGCACCACGCCTGCGGGCTGGGCCCGGATGGCAAGCGCGTCCACGACGGGCCTCTGCCGCAGTCCGAAGCAAGGATCGGCGAGATCCTGGAAGATCTCAGCGGGCGCGGCCGGGTGCTGGTGGTGGTAGACCAGCCCGCGTCGATCGGCGCGCTGGCGGTGACCGTTGCGCGGTCGCTGGGCGTCGATGTGGCCTACTTGCCCGGGCTGGCGATGCGACGGATCGCGGATCTGCATCCGGGCAACGCGAAGACCGATGCTCGGGACGCCTACGTGATCGCCGAGGCGGCCAGGACGATGCCGCACGCGTTGCGTCGCGTTGACGCTGGCGATGAAGCGCTCGCCGATCTAGAGGTCATCGTGGGGTTCGATGATGACCTGGCCGGTGAGGTCACCCGGATCAGTAACCGCATCCGCGGCCTGCTCACCCAGGTCCATCCAGCGCTGGAACGCGTGCTGGGTCCCAAGGTCCAGCACCGAGCGGTGCTCGAGCTGCTGCAGCGCTTCGGTGGACCTCAGGGACTCGCGAAGGCGACCCGGCGTCAACTCATCGCCGCGACGAAGGTGCGTGCGCCACGCTCATACGAACGCCTCGTCGACGCGGTGGTGAAGGCGCTGACCGAGCAGACGGTGAGCGTGCCGGGCACTCGGGCGGCCGAACTCGTGCTGCCACAACTCGCCGTGACCCTCGGTGGGCTGCTCGACCAACGCGAACAAGCGGCTAAACAGATCGAGGAGATGCTCGATCCGCACCCTCTTTCCCGGGTCCTGACCTCGATGCCGGGGATCGGAGTCAGGACCGGCGCACGGATCCTCCTCGAGGTCGGTGACGGCTCGGCCTTCCCCACCAGCGGACACCTCGCGGCCTACGCCGGGCTCGCGCCGGTGACCCGCAGATCGGGCACGTCGATCCGAGGGGAACACCCCAGCCGGGCCGGGAACAAACAACTCAAGCGAGCGTTCTTCCTGGCCGCTTTCGCATCTCTTTCTGACCCGACCAGCCGGGTCTACTACGACCGCAAACGCGCCGCCGGGAAGAAGCACAACGCCGCCCTGATATGCCTCGCCCGGCGCAGAGTCGACGTACTCCACGCCATGCTCAAGAACGGCACCCTCTACGAAACGAGACAATCCTCAGCTCCGGCAGCTTGA